A single window of Candidatus Dadabacteria bacterium DNA harbors:
- a CDS encoding aspartate-semialdehyde dehydrogenase translates to MERKQKYNVAIAGATGAVGQEMMRILEERSFPVGELRLIASERSRGRKYSFCGREITVSVLGEDSFRGMDIALFSAGSERSRNYADCAVSSGAVVIDNSSAFRMDPEIPLVIPEINPQAAALHEKKGIVANPNCTTAVALMALAPIYNVSRIKRVVATSFQAVSGAGAGGIAELESQMRNWSESGELPKETNTFPHQIAFNVIPHIDSFTESGYTKEEMKLHNETRKILEDDSIVLTATTVRVPVFRSHSVSLNLETERKVTAEDAREAVRNFPGVSLADDPENSDYPMPVESSGKDDCFVGRIREDYTVRNGLSLWVSGDQLRKGAALNAVQIAELLVRNHA, encoded by the coding sequence ATGGAAAGAAAGCAAAAATACAATGTGGCGATAGCGGGAGCCACTGGTGCCGTGGGACAGGAGATGATGCGAATACTCGAGGAAAGAAGTTTCCCCGTGGGAGAACTGCGCCTTATCGCTTCCGAGCGTTCCCGAGGGAGAAAATACAGTTTCTGTGGAAGGGAGATAACCGTTTCTGTACTGGGCGAGGACTCCTTTCGTGGCATGGACATAGCCCTTTTTTCCGCGGGCTCAGAAAGAAGCAGAAATTACGCGGACTGCGCCGTCTCAAGCGGAGCGGTGGTTATCGACAACAGTTCGGCGTTTCGTATGGACCCCGAGATTCCCCTGGTAATACCCGAGATAAATCCCCAAGCCGCCGCGCTTCACGAAAAAAAGGGAATAGTTGCCAACCCCAACTGCACGACTGCGGTAGCCCTTATGGCTCTTGCACCCATTTACAACGTATCAAGAATAAAGAGGGTGGTGGCGACGAGTTTTCAGGCAGTCTCAGGAGCGGGAGCCGGTGGGATAGCGGAGCTTGAAAGCCAGATGCGAAACTGGTCCGAAAGCGGAGAGCTCCCGAAGGAAACAAACACGTTTCCCCACCAGATAGCCTTTAACGTGATCCCGCACATAGACTCCTTTACGGAAAGCGGCTACACAAAGGAAGAAATGAAGCTTCACAATGAAACGCGCAAGATACTTGAGGATGACTCAATAGTGCTCACGGCGACGACGGTGCGGGTTCCCGTCTTCCGGTCCCACTCGGTTTCACTTAACCTTGAAACAGAAAGAAAGGTGACCGCGGAGGATGCAAGGGAGGCCGTCAGGAATTTTCCAGGGGTCTCGCTCGCTGACGACCCGGAGAATTCCGACTACCCGATGCCGGTTGAAAGTTCCGGGAAAGATGACTGCTTCGTCGGAAGAATCAGGGAGGACTACACGGTCAGAAACGGCCTTTCCCTGTGGGTGAGCGGAGACCAGTTAAGGAAAGGTGCAGCTCTTAACGCGGTGCAGATAGCGGAGCTTCTGGTCAGAAACCATGCCTGA
- a CDS encoding RpiB/LacA/LacB family sugar-phosphate isomerase: protein MKIAVGSDEKNALTDEVIEELRKRDMQVELFGPLADKNVEWTEVAEQVAEAVSGEECDQGILFCSTGTGVSIAANKVPGIRAALCTDSKTAAGARMWNDANVLAMSLRLVSPDVAREILDAWFSSKPDPSEKENIEKVAGIESKYHNRTD from the coding sequence ATGAAAATCGCCGTTGGAAGTGATGAAAAGAATGCTCTGACCGACGAGGTAATAGAGGAGCTTCGCAAAAGAGACATGCAAGTTGAACTCTTCGGACCGCTTGCGGATAAGAACGTGGAATGGACGGAAGTTGCAGAGCAGGTAGCCGAGGCTGTCTCCGGGGAAGAGTGCGACCAGGGAATACTGTTCTGCTCGACGGGAACGGGGGTAAGCATTGCCGCGAACAAGGTCCCGGGAATAAGGGCGGCTCTGTGCACGGACTCAAAGACAGCCGCCGGGGCACGCATGTGGAATGACGCGAATGTACTTGCCATGAGCCTGCGTCTGGTATCCCCTGACGTAGCCAGGGAAATCCTCGACGCCTGGTTCAGCAGCAAACCCGACCCCTCGGAGAAGGAAAACATAGAAAAAGTGGCCGGGATCGAATCGAAGTACCACAACCGGACGGACTGA
- a CDS encoding ATP-binding protein, which produces MKVYIRPIISDVIRHLNQEPKFITIITGPRQSGKTTLILQALDQVEIRSLYLLVGEPNLPPSHLSPDTNRESTTISDKDSIISEEKDSTWLIRKWEQARRETWRSGQGFILVLDEIQKIPNWSETVKGLWDADRRNDCPLRVVLLGSAPLIMQTGLTESLAGRFFPIRLTHWSFTEMSSGFDFDLQSYIYFGGYPGVAPLVHRQEDWQRYVSGALVEPNIERDILSLRRVDKPALLKRLFELSAQYSGQILSYNKMLGQLKDAGNTTTLAHYLDLLSKAGLITGLEKYSGASLRSRASSPKLNVLNTALMSACSEYTFEEARADRSFWGRLVESAVGAHLFNTGIQDNISVYYWRDKNYEVDFVLKRGPKIVAFEVKSGVRKANISGLKEFEKRFKPKSCLLIGEGGIPVEEFLSVPARDWL; this is translated from the coding sequence ATGAAAGTCTATATACGCCCAATAATATCAGATGTTATCAGACATCTCAACCAAGAGCCAAAATTCATCACAATTATCACCGGACCTCGCCAGTCAGGTAAAACCACCCTTATCCTGCAAGCACTGGATCAAGTAGAGATACGCAGTCTGTATCTGCTTGTAGGCGAGCCGAACTTGCCCCCATCCCATCTGTCACCCGATACGAACCGAGAGTCTACCACTATATCTGACAAAGACAGTATTATCAGCGAGGAAAAAGACTCAACGTGGCTTATAAGGAAATGGGAACAGGCCAGGAGAGAAACCTGGCGTTCGGGGCAAGGATTTATTTTAGTGCTTGATGAAATTCAGAAAATACCAAACTGGTCCGAAACGGTTAAGGGTTTATGGGACGCGGACAGGCGCAATGATTGCCCTCTGCGTGTTGTTCTCCTGGGTTCTGCGCCACTTATTATGCAGACTGGTCTGACAGAAAGCCTTGCCGGACGTTTTTTCCCCATCCGCCTAACTCACTGGTCGTTTACGGAAATGTCCTCCGGGTTTGACTTCGATCTTCAGAGTTACATCTATTTCGGAGGCTACCCCGGCGTCGCGCCGCTGGTTCACAGGCAAGAAGACTGGCAGCGGTATGTTTCCGGCGCCTTGGTTGAACCTAATATCGAGCGAGACATTCTTTCGTTGCGCCGTGTAGACAAACCGGCATTACTGAAAAGACTGTTTGAACTGAGTGCCCAGTATTCAGGACAGATACTCTCATACAACAAGATGCTCGGTCAGCTGAAAGATGCCGGAAATACAACTACCTTGGCCCATTATCTGGACCTACTTTCAAAAGCCGGTCTTATTACCGGTCTTGAGAAGTACTCAGGCGCCAGCTTGCGCAGCAGAGCGTCAAGTCCAAAACTTAACGTGCTGAATACGGCGCTTATGTCCGCTTGTTCCGAATACACATTTGAGGAAGCAAGGGCGGACCGAAGTTTCTGGGGACGGCTTGTCGAGAGTGCCGTAGGCGCCCACCTCTTTAACACCGGAATACAGGACAATATCAGCGTTTATTACTGGAGAGACAAAAACTATGAGGTGGATTTTGTTCTTAAACGCGGTCCTAAGATCGTCGCTTTTGAAGTCAAAAGCGGGGTGCGAAAGGCAAATATAAGCGGACTGAAGGAGTTTGAGAAGCGGTTTAAACCCAAAAGCTGTCTATTGATCGGCGAGGGAGGAATTCCTGTTGAAGAATTTTTGTCGGTCCCCGCAAGGGACTGGCTTTAA
- a CDS encoding ABC transporter substrate-binding protein: MSYRQNSQRYTGTDSFSCREPGKGCESCSQRQWRQAFSRFGVLVVLAAFALLSLLACLDDSDSPSITDQLRKNAEAFEYSIGKIGETLTLATVSEPSTLNPALAKDAASSDVLGYLFEGLTEVSWLTDQVEPALAESWTRSQDGLVWVFSLRNDVVWHDGTPFTAHDVEFTFNRIIYNDEIDSADQEEFNFRFLDEDTGTWAEEPMTVTALNDYTVLCVLPVPFATFLRSMETNIYPKHILESHVEAGTFATVWNIDTDPAEVIGTGPFTIERYVPKQRVVLRRNPNYWLRDGEGSRLPYLERVVHIIVPDFDTELARFKAGDADIHTVKGGEFAELESLQTQGNFKIHRRGPGFGSTFLTFNMNPGRNPDTMAPYVAGEKLAWFQNVEFRRAVVHSVDKDRIIRDVQHGLGYPQWSSISPAAGDFHNPEVRRYEYDIAEANRILDGLGWMDTDGDGVREDSMGNSIIFSLVTNKNNSVRVEIGMIIQEGLRDIGVKADYRLLEFGDVVSRLTSSYDWEAVIIGLTGEPDPHDGISSWHSSGGFHLWYPEQPEPATQWEAEIDDIYVRASQELDHSRRVELYHRAQQIAAENVPFIYTTYSERISAVRNVFGNTTPTLYGLWDIRYLYRTDL, encoded by the coding sequence ATGTCGTACCGGCAAAATTCACAGCGTTATACTGGCACTGACAGTTTTTCATGTCGTGAACCCGGAAAGGGATGTGAGTCCTGCTCACAAAGGCAATGGCGGCAGGCATTCAGCCGGTTTGGTGTTCTTGTTGTCCTTGCGGCTTTTGCCTTACTGTCGCTACTTGCCTGTCTTGATGACAGCGATAGTCCGAGCATCACCGACCAGCTCAGAAAAAATGCCGAGGCGTTTGAGTACTCAATCGGGAAAATCGGCGAAACCCTTACCCTTGCCACTGTATCAGAGCCTAGTACGCTGAACCCGGCCCTTGCAAAGGATGCAGCTTCATCTGACGTTCTGGGATATCTTTTTGAGGGTCTCACCGAAGTTTCCTGGCTGACCGATCAGGTAGAACCGGCACTGGCAGAGTCCTGGACGCGTTCGCAGGACGGTCTTGTGTGGGTATTCTCTTTGCGAAATGATGTCGTGTGGCACGACGGTACGCCTTTTACCGCCCACGACGTGGAATTCACATTCAACCGCATTATCTATAACGACGAGATAGACTCAGCTGACCAGGAGGAGTTTAATTTCCGGTTTCTGGATGAAGATACGGGAACCTGGGCGGAGGAACCCATGACCGTTACTGCTCTTAATGACTATACGGTTCTTTGCGTTCTGCCTGTGCCCTTTGCGACGTTCCTTCGCTCAATGGAAACCAACATCTATCCGAAGCACATACTTGAATCTCATGTCGAAGCCGGCACTTTCGCGACGGTGTGGAATATAGACACAGACCCTGCCGAGGTCATCGGCACCGGTCCCTTTACAATAGAGCGCTATGTCCCCAAGCAACGAGTGGTACTGCGCCGCAACCCTAACTACTGGCTCAGGGACGGGGAGGGCAGCCGCCTGCCGTACCTGGAGAGAGTTGTTCACATTATTGTCCCCGATTTTGATACAGAGCTTGCAAGATTCAAGGCAGGGGATGCGGATATTCACACCGTCAAGGGCGGGGAATTTGCGGAACTCGAATCTCTGCAGACGCAGGGCAATTTCAAGATTCACAGGCGAGGCCCTGGTTTCGGTTCGACCTTTCTTACCTTTAACATGAATCCCGGCAGAAACCCGGATACTATGGCCCCCTATGTGGCGGGGGAGAAACTTGCCTGGTTTCAGAACGTGGAGTTCCGCCGGGCTGTTGTCCACAGTGTGGACAAAGACAGGATTATCCGGGATGTGCAGCACGGGCTTGGCTACCCCCAGTGGTCTTCGATAAGTCCCGCGGCTGGGGATTTTCATAATCCCGAAGTCCGACGGTATGAGTACGACATCGCGGAAGCCAACCGTATTCTCGATGGTCTCGGCTGGATGGATACAGACGGGGACGGGGTCAGGGAAGACTCGATGGGTAACTCGATTATTTTCTCGCTTGTGACTAACAAGAACAACAGCGTACGTGTAGAGATCGGCATGATAATTCAGGAAGGTTTGAGAGATATAGGAGTCAAGGCTGATTACAGGCTGCTTGAGTTCGGGGATGTTGTTTCCCGACTGACAAGCTCCTATGATTGGGAAGCTGTGATTATCGGTCTTACCGGGGAACCTGACCCGCATGACGGCATTTCCTCATGGCACAGCAGCGGAGGCTTTCACCTGTGGTATCCTGAACAGCCTGAGCCTGCAACGCAGTGGGAGGCTGAAATAGATGATATTTACGTAAGGGCAAGCCAGGAACTTGATCACAGCAGGCGCGTTGAGCTTTACCACCGCGCCCAGCAAATAGCGGCCGAGAACGTGCCTTTTATATATACGACCTACTCGGAACGGATAAGTGCGGTCCGAAATGTCTTCGGCAACACAACACCCACTTTGTACGGACTCTGGGACATCCGCTATCTCTACCGGACCGATCTGTAG
- a CDS encoding electron transfer flavoprotein subunit beta/FixA family protein produces the protein MKIVVFITQTQDTEARIKVGSSGDSIDTEGMKWIMNPYDEFAVEEAIRTKETYGGEVVLITAGPQRASQALLQGLAMGSDSAVHILDEALGETVDSLVLSKLVASELGKIEGVDLIFTGMKIIDEESVQVGIQVAEELGIAHLALVSKVIDVKPDEKKLVCQKEIDGGSVSVEVSLPALITCPDAMNEPRYASVPNIMKAKRKPMKTVSLDDVDFGSLGISRDAVGKSGAKIKTVNLEVPEVERKLRVIKGSDETTVKGDEIAESARELVKLLRDDAKVI, from the coding sequence GTGAAGATAGTGGTTTTTATAACACAGACGCAGGACACCGAAGCGAGAATAAAAGTCGGTTCCTCTGGCGATTCCATAGACACAGAAGGCATGAAATGGATCATGAATCCTTACGATGAATTCGCCGTTGAGGAAGCCATCAGGACCAAAGAGACATACGGGGGCGAAGTTGTTCTGATCACGGCGGGCCCGCAGCGCGCCTCGCAGGCGTTGCTCCAAGGGCTTGCAATGGGTTCTGATTCCGCGGTGCATATTTTAGATGAAGCTCTCGGGGAGACCGTTGATTCCCTTGTCCTCTCAAAACTGGTCGCGTCGGAACTTGGAAAGATCGAGGGAGTGGACCTGATTTTCACGGGGATGAAGATCATTGACGAGGAGTCAGTTCAGGTGGGCATACAGGTAGCCGAGGAACTGGGAATTGCGCACCTTGCGCTTGTAAGCAAAGTGATTGACGTGAAGCCGGATGAGAAAAAGCTTGTCTGCCAGAAGGAGATTGATGGCGGAAGCGTTTCCGTCGAGGTTTCTCTCCCGGCCCTTATAACCTGTCCAGACGCTATGAACGAGCCTCGTTACGCTTCCGTTCCCAATATAATGAAGGCGAAGAGAAAACCGATGAAAACAGTTTCCCTGGACGATGTGGATTTCGGTTCCCTCGGCATCAGCAGGGATGCCGTGGGCAAATCCGGGGCGAAGATAAAAACAGTGAATCTTGAGGTTCCCGAAGTGGAGAGAAAGCTTAGAGTCATAAAGGGAAGTGACGAGACCACTGTCAAGGGAGACGAGATTGCCGAGTCCGCGAGGGAGCTTGTTAAGCTTTTGAGAGATGACGCGAAGGTCATATGA
- a CDS encoding electron transfer flavoprotein subunit alpha/FixB family protein has translation MSSEIWVVADIKADGQIRKVTFEVLSEARRKLGGSVCAVLLGSGVADKASELAGYGAEKIYVVDNPNLRDFNPDGYVKALCELIRKHSPAVVLSGNTAFAEDYMPAVASGVSSGLAMDCVDIGMTDDGRLRIKRYSHSSRAISTQEFAGDGSAMIATIRPNSFKEEESAGAGQVVNEDAGITDADIRIKVIEMKTKESDRPELTEAERVVSGGRGLGSEENFNHIYDLADLLGAAAGATRAAVDAGYCPYDMQVGQTGKAVSPVLYVAVAISGSVQHFSGMGSSKVIVSINKDPEAPIFAKSDYGICGDLFQVLPPLTEELKKALSE, from the coding sequence ATGAGCAGTGAAATCTGGGTTGTTGCTGATATAAAGGCTGACGGACAGATAAGAAAGGTGACGTTTGAGGTTCTCTCCGAGGCCAGAAGAAAACTTGGAGGTTCTGTCTGCGCGGTGTTGCTTGGAAGCGGCGTTGCGGACAAGGCTTCTGAGCTTGCAGGCTACGGAGCGGAGAAAATCTACGTGGTAGACAATCCAAACCTCAGGGATTTTAATCCCGACGGTTACGTGAAAGCCCTTTGCGAACTTATAAGGAAGCACTCTCCCGCGGTTGTGCTCTCAGGCAACACGGCTTTTGCAGAGGATTACATGCCCGCGGTAGCTTCAGGCGTGAGTTCGGGGCTTGCCATGGACTGCGTGGATATAGGAATGACCGACGACGGAAGGCTCAGGATAAAAAGGTATTCACACTCAAGCAGAGCGATATCCACCCAGGAGTTTGCTGGCGACGGAAGCGCCATGATCGCCACAATAAGGCCCAATTCCTTTAAGGAGGAAGAGTCGGCCGGCGCGGGTCAGGTAGTTAACGAGGATGCGGGGATTACGGATGCCGACATAAGGATTAAGGTGATTGAAATGAAAACCAAGGAATCCGACCGGCCTGAGCTTACCGAGGCGGAAAGAGTGGTCTCCGGCGGCAGAGGCCTTGGGAGTGAGGAGAATTTCAATCACATATACGATCTCGCGGATCTGCTTGGCGCGGCCGCCGGGGCGACAAGAGCCGCGGTCGACGCGGGATACTGTCCATATGACATGCAGGTCGGCCAGACTGGAAAGGCGGTATCTCCAGTGCTTTACGTTGCGGTCGCCATATCCGGTTCGGTACAGCATTTCTCCGGCATGGGTTCATCAAAGGTCATAGTCTCCATAAACAAGGATCCGGAAGCCCCGATTTTCGCGAAATCCGATTATGGAATCTGCGGAGACCTTTTCCAGGTCCTTCCCCCTCTTACGGAGGAACTCAAAAAAGCCTTGTCCGAGTAA
- the murI gene encoding glutamate racemase, translating to MEERKNRPIGIFDSGIGGLTVSKEIMSLLYEENIVYLGDTARVPYGTKSQRTVRKYVESTTNFLLSKNIKLLVVACNTASAYAIEMLKENLEIPVVGVVEPGAKRASELTVNGKIGVVGTQATIKSGSYEKKLREICSSSIEIHSKPCPLFVPLAEEGWENDETAVLIAEKYLGDLRESGIDVLILGCTHYPILKNTIAGVMGKGISLVDSAEETAKQTENILRSQGLLREDGKAREMSFYLTDDSETFTSIASRFLGRPMEKTEVVDIV from the coding sequence ATGGAAGAGAGAAAAAACAGGCCAATAGGGATTTTTGACTCGGGAATAGGAGGGCTTACGGTCTCAAAGGAGATAATGAGCCTTCTTTACGAGGAGAATATCGTATATCTCGGCGACACGGCCAGAGTCCCTTATGGAACGAAATCCCAAAGAACCGTAAGAAAATACGTTGAGAGCACCACTAATTTCCTTTTGTCAAAAAACATAAAACTCCTGGTCGTGGCGTGTAATACCGCGTCTGCCTACGCGATAGAGATGCTGAAAGAAAATCTCGAAATTCCCGTTGTGGGAGTAGTGGAACCGGGAGCGAAAAGAGCCTCAGAACTCACTGTTAACGGGAAAATAGGGGTGGTAGGCACCCAAGCGACTATAAAAAGCGGCTCCTACGAGAAAAAACTGCGGGAAATCTGCTCCTCTTCAATAGAGATACACTCAAAACCCTGCCCGCTTTTCGTCCCGCTTGCGGAAGAAGGATGGGAAAATGATGAAACCGCCGTCCTTATAGCCGAGAAGTATCTTGGAGATCTCAGGGAATCCGGAATAGACGTGCTGATACTAGGCTGCACGCACTACCCTATTCTTAAAAACACGATCGCCGGGGTTATGGGCAAAGGGATAAGTCTTGTCGACTCAGCTGAAGAAACCGCAAAGCAGACCGAAAACATACTAAGGTCCCAAGGGTTGCTAAGAGAAGATGGCAAGGCGCGGGAGATGTCGTTTTACCTTACCGATGATTCGGAAACCTTTACCTCAATCGCATCCAGGTTCCTCGGCAGACCCATGGAAAAAACGGAAGTCGTCGATATAGTGTGA
- a CDS encoding acyl-CoA thioesterase — protein MISIRETANKMVQYVLPEHSNNHGTLHGGILMDWIMLTGSITSFKFANGPAVLGATDSIDFLNPVKIGEIVVLESWVEYVGTSSIEVAVRVHSEDGETDEKKLITLSYMAFVAVDENVGPRKIEAELSASSTVERELIARAEERKAQRLPEIKRRQRNVSNVADETESSRLIFNTTKMVLPEDAFYGKFMSVGKLMKYIDESAAILAKRFTKGVLVTGSLDDLFFYSPLNVGNLIEFKAGITHVGTRSLELAIKVDSYDTQTGESSHACTAFLTYVKVDEAGNPVPVPEFTPETPYEIRLWKEAEKRKARRRARVERAKSLADDYLNEYKKVSSR, from the coding sequence ATGATCTCCATACGCGAAACTGCTAACAAAATGGTCCAGTACGTGCTTCCCGAACACTCGAACAACCACGGGACCCTGCACGGCGGAATACTCATGGACTGGATTATGCTCACCGGCAGCATCACGTCCTTTAAGTTCGCAAACGGGCCAGCGGTTCTGGGGGCCACAGACAGCATAGATTTTCTTAACCCCGTAAAGATCGGGGAAATAGTAGTTCTTGAAAGCTGGGTTGAGTATGTGGGAACCTCATCCATTGAAGTCGCGGTACGCGTGCACTCAGAAGACGGGGAGACCGATGAAAAAAAGCTTATAACCCTCTCCTATATGGCCTTCGTCGCCGTGGACGAAAATGTAGGACCGAGAAAAATAGAAGCAGAACTAAGCGCGTCCAGCACGGTTGAACGGGAGCTTATAGCCCGGGCAGAGGAAAGGAAGGCTCAAAGACTTCCAGAGATAAAAAGAAGGCAAAGAAACGTCTCCAACGTAGCGGATGAGACGGAAAGCTCAAGGCTCATTTTCAATACCACCAAGATGGTGCTCCCGGAAGACGCCTTCTACGGGAAATTTATGTCCGTAGGGAAGCTTATGAAGTACATTGACGAGAGCGCCGCCATTTTGGCGAAAAGGTTTACCAAAGGTGTTCTGGTTACGGGATCCCTTGACGACCTTTTCTTCTACTCGCCGCTTAATGTCGGGAATCTGATCGAATTCAAGGCGGGCATCACCCATGTGGGAACGAGGTCGCTCGAACTGGCGATTAAGGTTGATTCGTACGATACCCAGACCGGGGAATCATCCCACGCATGCACGGCGTTTCTCACCTACGTGAAAGTCGACGAAGCCGGAAACCCCGTCCCGGTCCCCGAGTTCACCCCTGAAACTCCCTACGAAATCCGGCTCTGGAAGGAAGCAGAAAAAAGAAAGGCAAGGAGAAGAGCGAGGGTGGAGAGAGCCAAGAGTCTTGCCGATGATTACCTGAACGAATACAAAAAAGTAAGCTCAAGATAA
- the clpA gene encoding ATP-dependent Clp protease ATP-binding subunit ClpA, translating to MVASEELEKTLYRAYQQAKDRKHEFITPEHILLELTRDKVAVEVLIECDVDTGLLANDLEEHLTKNVSSIDSPHLPEPTYSEGSKYIFRVASMHAESAEKKEITGANILVAMFRVPESHAVYFLNRQGLTRFAVIKQVSHGKGEGTEEHQEKPATTKEQQKETKKAETKNPLELYCTDLIEKARNGSIDPLIGREKEVQRIIHILGKRKKNNPVLVGDAGVGKTAIVEGVAHRVVSGEVPEAMKSLKIHLLNIGTLTAGTKYRGDFEERLNAVIDETKRDPDNVLFIDEIHTVIGAGAVSGGSLDASNMLKPALAGGDIKCIGTTTLKEYRIIFEKDHALSRRFQRVAVDEPSVEDCGKILFGLKRHYEKYHNVKYSRGAIRACIELSDRYIMDRKLPDKAIDIMDEAGAAVKLRNPDPEITRQVKVSDMEKLVAKIAKIPTKSVKVEDRNLLHDLGDNLKEFIYAQDEAIDKLVNAIQMSRAGISEPEKPVGSFMFSGPTGVGKTELAKKLAEILGVEFIRFDMSEYMEKHTVSRLIGSPPGYVGYDQGGQLTEAIYKSPHCVLLLDEIEKAHEDIYNILLQVMDHATLTDSNGRKVDFRQVILILTTNTGSRESMNRNVGFAKKEFEDKSPEAIDRYFSPEFRNRLNEIIRFNPLDIKIVERIVDKMIGELQQRLIPKKVTISLTPEARLFLARKGYDPQLGARPVQRVINSEVAEKLSKEILFGELSGGGKAILSLEDEQIVLRAETD from the coding sequence ATGGTAGCATCAGAAGAACTCGAAAAAACCCTCTACCGAGCCTATCAGCAGGCAAAAGACCGCAAGCACGAGTTCATCACCCCGGAGCATATACTCCTTGAACTCACAAGGGACAAAGTCGCCGTGGAAGTGCTGATAGAATGCGATGTCGACACCGGGCTTCTCGCAAACGATCTTGAGGAGCACCTCACTAAAAACGTATCCTCGATCGACTCCCCCCATCTTCCCGAACCGACCTACTCCGAAGGAAGCAAGTACATCTTCAGGGTGGCTTCAATGCACGCCGAAAGCGCGGAAAAAAAAGAAATAACCGGGGCTAACATACTGGTCGCCATGTTCAGGGTTCCCGAATCGCACGCCGTGTACTTCCTGAATCGCCAGGGGCTTACCCGGTTTGCCGTTATAAAGCAGGTATCCCACGGAAAAGGCGAGGGGACCGAGGAACATCAGGAAAAACCCGCAACCACCAAGGAACAGCAGAAGGAAACAAAAAAGGCCGAGACCAAGAACCCTCTTGAGCTTTACTGCACGGACCTGATCGAAAAAGCCCGGAACGGGAGCATCGACCCCCTCATAGGAAGAGAGAAAGAGGTCCAGAGGATAATCCACATTCTCGGCAAGAGAAAGAAAAACAACCCCGTACTTGTCGGGGACGCGGGGGTAGGAAAAACGGCGATCGTTGAAGGAGTGGCTCACCGCGTGGTTTCCGGGGAAGTCCCCGAAGCGATGAAAAGCCTCAAGATACACCTTCTCAACATAGGAACCCTTACGGCCGGAACGAAATACAGGGGAGACTTCGAGGAAAGGCTTAACGCCGTCATAGACGAAACCAAGAGGGACCCGGACAACGTGCTTTTCATAGACGAAATCCACACGGTCATAGGAGCCGGAGCGGTTTCCGGAGGAAGCCTCGACGCGTCTAACATGCTAAAGCCCGCCCTCGCCGGAGGAGACATAAAGTGCATAGGGACAACAACGCTTAAGGAATACAGGATCATCTTCGAGAAAGACCACGCGCTTTCTAGAAGATTCCAGAGAGTAGCCGTGGATGAGCCGTCGGTTGAGGATTGCGGAAAAATCCTGTTCGGACTTAAGCGCCATTACGAAAAGTACCACAACGTGAAATACTCCCGGGGAGCGATAAGGGCGTGCATAGAACTCTCTGACAGGTACATAATGGACAGAAAGCTTCCGGACAAGGCGATCGACATCATGGACGAGGCCGGAGCCGCCGTGAAGCTCCGCAACCCTGATCCCGAGATAACGAGACAGGTAAAAGTGTCCGACATGGAAAAGCTGGTCGCGAAAATCGCGAAAATACCAACCAAATCGGTAAAAGTCGAGGATCGCAACCTCCTCCACGACCTCGGGGACAACCTAAAAGAATTCATCTACGCCCAGGACGAAGCCATAGACAAGCTCGTAAACGCCATACAGATGTCGCGAGCCGGCATAAGCGAGCCGGAAAAGCCCGTGGGGTCCTTCATGTTCTCAGGACCTACTGGGGTCGGCAAAACGGAGCTTGCGAAAAAGCTCGCAGAGATCCTCGGGGTTGAATTCATACGTTTCGACATGAGCGAATATATGGAAAAACACACCGTCTCCCGCCTCATAGGCTCGCCGCCCGGATACGTCGGCTATGACCAGGGAGGACAGCTTACCGAAGCCATATACAAATCTCCTCACTGCGTACTTCTGCTCGATGAGATCGAGAAGGCGCACGAAGACATATACAACATACTGCTTCAGGTGATGGATCACGCGACGCTCACGGATTCAAACGGAAGGAAGGTGGACTTCCGACAGGTAATTCTGATTCTGACGACGAACACCGGTTCGAGGGAAAGCATGAACAGGAACGTCGGGTTCGCGAAAAAAGAGTTTGAGGACAAAAGCCCGGAAGCCATAGACAGGTACTTCTCTCCGGAATTTAGAAACAGGCTGAATGAAATCATCAGGTTTAACCCTCTTGATATAAAGATAGTGGAGAGAATAGTCGACAAGATGATCGGAGAGCTTCAGCAGAGGCTCATCCCGAAAAAAGTAACGATCAGTCTTACGCCGGAAGCAAGGCTTTTTCTCGCCCGCAAGGGCTACGATCCCCAGCTCGGCGCAAGACCCGTGCAAAGAGTAATAAACTCCGAGGTGGCGGAGAAGCTTTCAAAGGAAATCCTCTTCGGCGAACTCTCAGGCGGCGGCAAGGCGATTCTCTCCCTTGAAGATGAACAGATAGTTCTTCGGGCGGAAACCGACTGA